From the genome of Aspergillus oryzae RIB40 DNA, chromosome 4:
aACCTAGTGCACGAGGACTGGGACTTGGCCGTACCTTGATCCAGCAATGTACAAGTTTTGCTCACGAGGTCGGATATTCACGAATACGATTGTGGACAAACAGTGGCTTAACTTCGGCGCGACGCCTTTACCAAAAGGAGGGATATAAGCTTATGAAgtcagaagaggaggagacaCTAGGCATGAAGTCGGTTGGAGAATACTGGGAACTGGTCCTATAGGAGGAACAATCTAGCTGAGGTAATTATTAACTTATTTGTCGTTCCCACCGTACAGCCAATTCTAATTTAAATCTCACTTTCTAGCTCGGAAACCAGATGTTGGGGTTACTGCTGAAGGCTATCAGGTTCTGTGCTTTATTCATTATCttctttatatatacatttcccTTGGAAGTATTGTCGATAGTGGATGGGCAATATTGAACGGGGCCTAAATAGCAAATGTTACCAACAATCATAGAGACAAGAATTTATAACATCTATCAGTTGGATTGAACGAAGTATAATCAAGTTCCATTTACAAAAGATTCATTTACTTTGTTAAACATTCCAAAATAAGCAGGGGTCAACGGACGCGGTCTAATGTGTCTTAGGTGACAACGGTGGTACAAGCGACTCAGCGCATCACATCCCCTACAATGTCTCCATCTGTATGCCCCGTCAAACCAACTTCACCGGCTATCGTAACCACTTCCGCATGCCCAGCCCCCAGTCTGGAGGTGTGGGCAACTCCGTATTCGTTCGACAGTGGCATGGTGCATTACATTCAATTCGACACGGAAACTGACCTCGGGCACGGTTTCATCAGTCCGGATGAAATTGGAGGAAGCGAGGGTGAGGAAAGCGGCCCATTTAGCACGCTTTGCGATGCCCAGCCCAAATGACTTGAGAAGGATTTGAGCTCTGTGGATCGAAACAAGGCCCCATGGATTATCGCCGGTATGTTTCTTGAAACCCCATCCTCATACCCTCCTCTGTAGATAGAGAAAGGCAAGGATCGGTCGACATTGAGCTGCCCTATCAGGACTAACTAATAGTCGCAGCCGGTCACCGTCCCTGGTACATCAGCGCCAAGAACGAGAGCGGCACAGTCTGCGAAGACTGTCGTAAGGTTTTTGAGCCGATCTTTCTCAAGCATGGCGTTGACCTCGTGCTCTCTGGTCGCACGCACTTATACGAGCGAAATGCACCAATCAGGACTTTTAATGCTGACCCTAACGGCTTGAACAACCCCAGCGCCCCATGGTATATTACCAACGGTGCTGCTGGTCACTACGATGGACTGGATTCCTTATCCTAACCCCTCCAGCCTTAGTCGCGCGCGGCATTCGACTCGGCCTATGGTTGGAGCAAGTTGACTTCCCACAACCGCACGCACCTAACCCATGAGTTTATCAGCAGTTCCAACGGGACTGTGCTTGATGCTGCTACTCTTTTCAAGAGCCGGGACTGCAGTGGGAATCATTGAAAGAATGGTATGGTGGTTATCTGGTACAAGGGAAAGAGCTCAGACATCATTTTCTTACATTACAATGCATAAGTATTAGATATCGAATCTCCGGtatatttgtctttctcgCTTGCCGTATCGTCTTTCCTTGGATTGAGCATACCTCTTGATGAATTGAGACGGATAGTGGGTATTGTATAACTAGGGTAAATGCTAAACAAAGAACTAGTAACTTCTAGCACAGGTTATTCAGCAGatatttgtttttattttgcCAAGCTAAGAGTAACTTGAGCCGGAAGCAGTTGCTTGTAGTCACCAGATGCTGTCCTGGGGATCGAAACCCATGCTTAGGCCGCTCCACTAGTAGTATTCGGACCGTCAGCCGCCATTTGATCGGGATAATCTAAGGCCTGCTACCAGCGGACTCTTGCAACAGGTTATATAGAATGTACAtaaaaaaacatacaacaggagggattcgctggtggtcacccacccaactactaacctcccggcgtgtggcttcTGCACGGTCAATAGGTCGCTGCGTGCCCCTGCAGGGTGAGTGCGGGTGATGATGCCAAGTTGTCGCGCGCTTAGTGTGGGTATGTTTTAGAGGGGGGTGATGACTTGCTACATCACCACCCTGCGGTGAAGGGCCAGAACATACACTCTTGTCCGTCCACGTCTGCCTAAGCCATCAGCGCTGCCAGATCTCTGATTGGTGCATAGCCCCGTTCGGTCAGATGCCCAGCCTCTTGGCAGCTATGCTTCGCCACCCTCTCCACCGGTTAGCGAAAGCTGAATGGTTGAGCTGTTTGGATATGACAAGCATGTCACAATCTCTCAAGTTAAGATCATTCAGTCCCGTCTGGATTTTGGGCGAGTCTTAGAGATATCCTTGTGCAGGCCGCCTCGACAACCTCATAGTGTCATAAAAGCagcatggagaagatagaaagcATTGATTAGTAATTTTTGATATATCTTATGCCTTCACATTTGATATCCCAATCCGCAGATATATTTCACAAGTGAAGAAATGTTCCTTATTCAATCATCCCCATTGTTTAGGACTTCTAAGCCACCTCGCTCCCACTATTCCTTCTCAGCTTTAGCTTTCTGTTACTTGAGCTTACTTCAACATGTCTCCATTCTCTGACTGGAGCTGCTAACTAATGCTTTTGTATTTGTCAATCTGATGTCAATCTTCATTGACATATAATTCGCTGCTTTGCTTTAAATCATTTAGCTACAGTAAATTTGGTGGCTTACTCACGACTGGGCCACATGGGCGTCGCCCCAAAGACATCGTCACCTAATCAGAAAGACTGCGCTCTAAACGCACTGCCTCCTGTGCACTAAAATTGCAGTGTCGTCGAGTCCAGTGAAACAATACGCTATTGGCTCTGTAGCCTGGTAGACTTTCAGAAGAAGGGGCGGCACTTCCCCAACGTATGTATAGAAATCCGACTCCTCAGAGGCTGGTAATACTGGTACAGGGTAAGATGTAATAATATTTGTTGATAGTAGTCTTCAAACTTTTACACCGATTGAGAGTCTGGTATGGAATTTTAGCATTAGTATTGAGTTTGGACTCTGGAAGATGGACCTCAAGAAAAGGCCCCTAAGAGAAAACGGTACCCTTTCTCCTAAGCGCTTCAATCTATTTAGCGTACCCTGCCACCGAGAGACCTCTAATCAAAGAGTCTAGTAGAATCATCGTCGCGTACGAATTAAGGGGTCCAGCTAGGCAGCAAGATGGGCGGGACGGGATGATCCTGACAATTGTCAATCACATGAACTACTACGCTTTGGGCTAGCATAGTAATATCTGTGGAGTAGTCAACCTTGTACATGGTGGCTGCGGGCATCCACTGACAATTGTTAGCCCTCCGTATTGGGTTTCTGGGCACTAGAAAGCGGTACGCCGTTTGACAATTCCATTTAGTGGGTTGAACGGTGCGATGTGGGCTGCTGTTCTCAAATATGATGACTAGCGTAATAGTTTAGAGGTTTGGAAAACGGAAAGGGGAAGCTCCAGCCAAACGACCTTTACTCAATATCGAATACAATAAGAGTTTAATAACCATTTGATTCAGGACAGATGATATTGAGTAATTGTGCTCGGCTCAATCTTTAATTGACTGATGTGTTATACAACCTGCAACCTCGGATGCTCCCAACAGCACGAAGCCACGTGCGCTCTTTGACAACTGTTAGGCTTTAACGCGTTAGTACGAGACCGTGAACCAATCATATGTGATCGCAAGAAGCAGCCATTTATAACACAGCCCCAATAATATCTGCCTTTACGCAGGTGATGACTCTCCGTGTTTTTACTCAACCTCGTGCTCTTAACCATATTCATTATCTTAAAAATGGACTGTGCTTGCCCTCCTCCCAGAGCACTCGTACGAACACGGAGGACTGTGGATGACGAATTGCAAGGAGAAGCACATCGTACTGTCTCAAATTCTCATCCTGAAACCAGACAGCGCTTTGACTTGCGGCGGAATTTGATTGtactcttctcctttcttcttcaagataGCCCATCTTTGCCTATCTCAAATGAGCCTCTAGTTAGGACCATTACTTGGGATTCTTCCTCACCCAGACGCAGATTAGGAAGTTCACAAAATAGCCCCAATACTAGTCGAATATCCGATCCGCCCCATAATAATGATGTTTTCTCTCAAGTCAATGAAGAAAACGCAcgaggaaatgaggaagaagacagaacCAGCTCCTTTATACTAACTTTACCCATTCCCAATACGCGGGGAAAGAGACAAATGGACCGCAAGATGAGACACAAGACTCGAATAGAAGCGTTAAAAAAGGAGCTGGAGCCATTGTGTACAGACAATGGATCCGCCATTGTTTTACTGTGCTGGGGTGAAAGTTCCTGCTGCTCCATTTTACCAGTGCCTGTGCAGTACCCAGAAGACGAAGTAGCTACTTGGACAGAGATAAACAAGGCCTGGTACACTCGCAGAGGAACTTGGGGGAAGTATCTCCCGGGATTTGGCGTCACACGGGTAGACATTGTTGAGGTTTGTTACGTCATGTCTCTTGATAAAGTATTACTGATCAACAGGTCAAGATCTCGATTCTAGGGCTGAAGAAGACCTCGAAGGGTCGAGAAATGATGAATATATTGGAATATACACTGAGAAAGACACCAATGCTGAGAGGAGACGACTACAATATACCATCGACAATGCAGGTCCCATGCCACACTGTTCGTACGATCGTTACACAGGAACGGTATATTGTGCTTCTGACTGTAACTGCTTTGACTGCTTACCGTGCTTTGACGATGCCGAGGACTGCCCAGTCAAAAAGGTTCGTGCTGCTAGACGAGATCTCTCACTCTTGGATACGGTCGCCTTAATGAAATATGTCTTCTCCTGTCCTATCCTTGCTACTTCGAACGACTTTCTTGAAAAAGGGAACCTTGTATATAGTCACAGGTGAGTGATATAGGCAAGACCTATAAGAGATATAAAGATTAAACACTgagctatatatatagagatatTCTGAGCGAAGTCGACAGTTGGCACGGTTGGAACAGCCCGGGTTTGAGAGAGCTCAAATTCAGAGGAATAGCCATCACCGAAGGCTGGACGCTAGATATGCGACATGTGGTTTTGCCCTTGATGTCAACGATTTTCCTAGTGGTCGTCGTTGTTGCGAAGTTCATTTTCGGTTGGAGTACAGCCTGGACTGTCGGTGCATTCTTTGTCGCGCTGGTAACACTTCTCTGGATGTGGGCTACTTATATGGCTGGCTGAAATCGCCCAGTCTTTGTATTTAATAGTTTCTAGCTACCCAGGCAAGTGCTCGGAAAGAGATTATATAACAGTGTTCAAGATTTACAAAGGTGGAGATGTAAGCAGTTGTAGATGTCCTTATCTCAGTGGGGGAGTTTGAAAAGAAGTTCAGAGACAGGCTGCTTGGTGAGCAGGTCTGAGCAGACGACCTCTGAATACCTCACATCATCGTCTCCCGACACCTCCGGGCCTCGAGTGACCACACGAGCGGCCGCTAGCTGTGCGCCACCATCCGATCCATACCTTCTGGAGAGTTCTTCAGATTCCGAGACCGACCCTGCCGCATCTGCAAGACGTAAGCGGGGGTTTAGCCAGGTCACATCGTCCCCTCCAACCCAACGGTCTGCACCGCGAGCAGATCGCCAAGGCAACCAAAGTGGGCAAACTCGCTCTCATGAGGCTCCATTTTGCACACAAAGGTGCCTTCTCGGGCTACAGCAAGGCGGCGCGCTTGACCCTGCGTGCCCCAACACGGACCTACATATACTTGGCAGAAGGGAGGACCGCCATCCGATCAGCGCAGCCGACTTGGTGAAGAAGCTTAAGGCGCAGCTCGATCAAGATCTAGATCATAACTGCACTCCCATGGGCCCTTGTGGGTCCTGTGGGTCCTCTGGCGCACCGTTCAAGATTACATGTTCCACCCTTCGGATATACTGTTGTCGGGAAAGGGACGACTTCAAAACGCTGGTGTAAGGTCTCACGCGAAGCTGAGGTCTACGGGGTCCTTTAGCGTGCCCAAGGATCGGCCATTCCCGTCTTTCTTAGGGCGATTGATTTGGCCCCAACCTACTTCCTCCACGGCGCGGGAAGGATCCGTCATATGCTTCTTATGGGTTGGGGTGGCAAGAGCGTGGGCCATGCTACTTTGGATAAGACCATACAGCGAGCGATTTCTCGGTCGGTGAAGGAGATCCGCTATTTCGGCATTTTCCACCATGACCTGCGTCCGGAAAACATCTTGTGGAATGCTGAGCTTCAGCGAGCCCTGATCATCGACTTCCATCTGTGCTCTTTGGACCGCCGACCACTGCACAAACGGCCTGGTGCTCTCAAACGACCACGGTGTGGACCCAAGGAATATGAATCTAAAAGATTGCGTGTGGTGTGAGGTAAGGCCGCTAGAGATGGGACAACGCGGGAAGTCAACAGGCGCTATGGTTTCCCTACGCGAGGACGAACTGATGACAATTCCTCTGCGGTAGTGGAAACTGCAATGCTTGTTTAATACCAATGTCTCATAACAGACTACATCCATTAATTAGCGGGCTTGGACCTCCGCCATCGAGCTTACAGCGTATGAGGGTGATCTTTATATGCGCTCCCCATGCGTGGGAACTGTCTCCCTATCTACCTTGGGTTGTTGAAAATTCCTCTGCTGGCACAGTCGGCAGCCTGGTCATGCCATTTGATCTCTCCCGCCTTTAGGTAGTGCGAGGTCTATATCGGGTCAGCAGCTGAATGGGTGATAGACGCGTACAAGGTTCTCGTGATAGAGATCAGTGGAAACTAGAATCGGAAGATTTATCCTTATCATGAAGACATCGACTTCACCTTCCCAACAATATTCGGAGGATTCCAGGGCCTGTTTGT
Proteins encoded in this window:
- a CDS encoding uncharacterized protein (predicted protein), whose protein sequence is MLPTIIETRIYNIYQFIYFVKHSKISRGDNGGTSDSAHHIPYNVSICMPRQTNFTGYRNHFRMPSPQSGGVGNSVFVRQWHVRMKLEEARKDLSSVDRNKAPWIIAVAAGHRPWYISAKNESGTVCEDCRKVFEPIFLKHGVDLVLSGRTHLYERNAPIRTFNADPNGLNNPSAPCKLTSHNRTHLTHEFISSSNGTVLDAATLFKSRDCSGNH
- a CDS encoding uncharacterized protein (predicted protein); this translates as MSTRVTPNPGRYFPQVPLRVYQALFISVQVATSSSGYCTGTGKMEQQELSPQHSKTMADPLSVHNGSSSFFNASIRVLCLILRSICLFPRVLGMGKVSIKELVLSSSSFPQHEVE